A genomic segment from Thamnophis elegans isolate rThaEle1 chromosome 3, rThaEle1.pri, whole genome shotgun sequence encodes:
- the RRM2 gene encoding ribonucleoside-diphosphate reductase subunit M2, whose translation MFSTRNPLSVRNEQQQQPQFSPKKKAALNDKENTPPTLNATRVLASKTARKIFREPGAEAEVPNGVTPLPSNDVQDEPLLRDNPRRFVIFPIQYHDIWQMYKKAEASFWTAEEVDLSKDLQHWESLKPEEKYFISHVLAFFAASDGIVNENLVERFSQEVQITEARCFYGFQIAMENIHSEMYSLLIDTYIKDSKEREFLFNAIETLPCVKKKADWAMRWIGDKEATYGERVVAFAAVEGIFFSGSFASIFWLKKRGLMPGLTFSNELISRDEGLHCDFACLMFKHLVHKPAEEKVRQIITNAVAIEQEFLTEALPVNLIGMNCILMKQYIEFVADRLILELGFNKIFKAENPFDFMENISLEGKTNFFEKRVGEYQRMGVMSSSADNSFTLDADF comes from the exons ATGTTCTCTACGCGCAACCCTCTCTCCGTTCGGaatgagcagcagcagcagccgcagtTCTCCCCTAAGAAGAAGGCGGCTTTGAACGACAAGGAGAACACG CCCCCCACGCTCAACGCCACCCGGGTCCTGGCGAGCAAGACGGCGCGGAAGATCTTTCGGGAGCCCGGCGCCGAAGCG GAGGTGCCTAATGGAGTAACGCCACTTCCATCAAACGATGTGCAAGATGAGCCCCTCTTAAGGGACAATCCTCGACGTTTTGTCATTTTCCCTATTCAATACCATGACATCTGGCAAATGTACAAGAAAGCAGAGGCATCATTCTGGACGGCTGAAGAG GTTGATCTTTCTAAAGATCTTCAGCACTGGGAGTCCTTAAAACCAGAAGAGAAGTATTTCATTTCACATGTCTTAGCATTCTTTGCTGCAAGTGATGGCATTGTCAATGAAAACTTG GTGGAGCGGTTTAGCCAAGAAGTGCAAATCACAGAAGCCCGCTGTTTCTATGGCTTCCAGATTGCCATGGAGAACATTCATTCAGAAATGTATAGTTTACTCATTGATACTTACATTAAGGATTCTAAAGAACG GGAATTTCTGTTCAATGCTATTGAAACCCTCCCATGTGTGAAAAAGAAAGCTGACTGGGCCATGCGATGGATTGGCGACAAAGAAGCTACTTATG GTGAGCGTGTGGTAGCATTTGCGGCGGTTGAAGGAATCTTCTTTTCCGGCTCTTTTGCATCAATATTTTGGCTGAAGAAACGAGGTCTAATGCCTGGGCTAACTTTTTCTAATGAGTTGATTAGTAGAGATGAG GGCTTGCATTGTGattttgcttgtctgatgttCAAACATTTGGTGCACAAACCAGCTGAGGAAAAAGTAAGGCAGATCATCACAAATGCTGTCGCAATAGAGCAG GAATTTTTGACAGAAGCATTGCCTGTAAACCTAATCGGCATGAACTGCATTTTAATGAAGCAGTATATTGAATTCGTAGCAGACAGACTGATCCTGGAATTAGGATTTAACAAG ATATTCAAGGCTGAGAATCCATTTGACTTTATGGAGAATATCTCTTTGGAAGGCAAGACTAATTTCTTTGAAAAGCGTGTAGGGGAATATCAAAGGATGGGTGTTATGTCAAGTTCTGCAGATAACTCATTCACTTTGGACGCAGATTTCTAA